GAAAGCTGATTGCGTTACCTGAAGCACAGTTGCTTCAAGAACCATGTAGTGCAGACTATAGATTGGTACGCTCACCATTTCCTGCCCTAAAGGTACTCAAATTGGAAAATTTGGAGAGCTTTCAGAGATGGGATGCATTTGAAGGGACTCAAGGAGAAGAGATATTGTTTCCTCGGCTTGAGAAACTATCAATTAAGAAATGCCCAAAGCTGACAGATTTATCTGAAGCACAAAAACTCGGTGTATTAGAAATTGAAGATGGCAAGCAAGAGATCTTCCATTTTGTAGATAGATATTTGTCTTCGCTGACCAAACTGATACTGAAACTAGAAAACACAGAAATAACATCAGAGGCTGAGTGCACTTCAATTGTACCTGTGGACAAGGATAAATGGAACAAGAAATCCCCACTTACAGTTGTGGAGTTAAGATGCTGTAACTCATTCTTTGGATCAGGTGCACTAGAGCCATGGTACTATTTTGTACACATTGAAGAGTTGGAAATTGTTAGATGCGATGTGCTCATCCACTGGCCAGAGAAAGTGTTCCTAAGCTTGGTATCCTTGAGAAGTTTAGAGATTAGAGAGTGCAAAAATCTCACTGGATACGCACAAGCTCCTCTTGAGCCATCACCATTTGAAAGGAGTCAACACCTGCCACGTCTGGAGTCTGTTCGGTTAAATGATTGTGCAAGTTTGGTAGAGATGTTCAAGCTCCCGGGATCTCTCAAGGAAATGGATATTGCTTGTTGTCGGAAGCTTGAGTCCATATTCGGCAGGCAGCAGGGCATATCAGAGTCAATTCAAGGGTCTTCTTGCAGTGAGGCAGCCGTGCCCACAACTGTATCAGAGTTGTCATCCTCACCCATGAATCACTTTTGTCCATGCCTAGAAATTCTAGAGTTACTTGGATGTGGAAGTTTACCAGCGGTTCTACATCTTCCTCCGTCCTTAAAGACCATATTTATTTCTTGGTGCAGTAGTATTCAGGTCCTGACATGTCAGCTGGGTGGGCTTCCAAAACCACAAGTCACTACTTCCATAAATGTACCAGAGCCACAAGTCACTTCCTCCTTGTCTCCAATCTCTAACTATATTGTCCTGTCATAGCATGTTGGGGGGTGTCCTCTGTCTGCCCACTTCCCTCAAGTCACTGAACATTAAGGACAACAATGGGCTGACATCACTGGAGGCTCTGTCGGCACAACACTTCCCATCGTTGGAAAAACTTTGTCTTAGAAGATGCAGAACCTTGGCATCCCTACCGAATGAACCGCAAGCATACAGGTCTCTTCAATATCTTGAAATTAAAGGCTGTCCAGCTATAAAGAAGCTCCCTAGATGCCTGCAGCAGCAACTGGGCAGCATGGACATCCATGACAAAGAACTGGATGCCTATTATGAAGGTATGCACGTTTTTCTATCTTTCTTTGCCACATTTAGCCAACAAATGCAGTCATCCATCCCATCCCATGTATCATGCCAATAGGTTTGTAGACGTTTGCTCTCCATTATTTTGTTGCTATGTGGTATAAATTTCCATGTTACAGTAGTTTGTACGTgtttgttctgacatcatttgtcatGTATACAGTGATAGCACTTGAACCAAAGACATGGAAGGAAATTCCAAGGCTAGTCCATGAGCGGAGAAAGGCTGCTCGAGAAGCTAGGGAACTCAAGCAATCCATGCAGGAGTAAATAGGACGAGAATTACATGAAAGGGCatcgattttttttttttttttgcttcaaATAATGTACTAGGTTATGTCATGATTGTAACCATTTGGcttggctgaacaatgccctttatCTTCTCCAGATACTTGTAATGTGGATTAATTCATATCCTTCAACATTTGCCAGGTTTAGTAGAAGTTGGGATACTTACTTTGTGAGCTATATATATATCTAGTTTGAGTGTCGTTACTTAGTTGAGACATTGGCCTGTAACTCGTTGAGACACTTGTTCCTTCATCTCCTTGTCTGACAGGGAGGACTTTCTGATTGTGGAGAAACTAAACCAGTACTCCATGGTTTTCTTTGGTTGTGATTTTATCTGCTTCAAATTACGCGCTTGCTCTGCTCTGAAGCAGGATCTAGTAGCCCAGGTTGTTGTTGGGTTGTGATATTGCTAAGCTGTTGCGGTGGTCAGATTATCTGACATTTTCCAGCTCCTATTTGTGGTGCAAGTTGAGGAACTTATTGTTATTAATATTTTGAGTCGAGTTGAGGAACTTATTGATTGACTTACTTTTGGTTAATGTCAATGAACTGGTGTGCAGGTGCCCGTGTGATCAGGAGACGGAGGCCACAGAAAGGAAGCGTTTTGGCATGACCGCCTGGGAGTGTTCTGGTTGGCTGGTATAGACTTGTGATCTATTTTTTCCATGAGCTATTTTAGCAGCGCCCTAGTTGTTTCAGAGCTTTAATGTTGTATAGCTGACTTAGTTTACATTTGAGTGATGCAACAGGCAGACCTGCTATTTTTTTTTCATGAACAGACACTGAATAACCAGGTTGAACAAATTGTCTCAGGCGCCTGGTCACCAATCAGCCGTCCGACGCCTCCTATATATGTCCTGACAAACCTGACTCCAAGCCACCACACAGTGACCCCCTTCGTGTGTTCAGACCTCGGCACTTGAACCTGTTCAGCAACTTATTTAAACTGGGACTGAACATTCAGCACTGCAGTCGTCGGAGATGGTCCGCGGCCGGAAATGCTAGCTGCTTGTAAGGGGAGGTGTATTCGTTGCCAGAAATTCTATTCAGTGGGTCTTCTGCTTTTATACTATACTACTGTCAGTATTAGCTGTTCGCTCCCGAGCTTCGTCAGGCACAACGTTGGAAGCTGCCGCCGGGGACGACCACCCTACATATCGCCGGTGACCATGGCCACTCGAGAGCCTTATTTCTCTGCTATGCCTGTATTAGCTGCTAGTTAACATTGGTCTGTAAGCTGTTCTGTTCGTTCTGTAAGCTGTTCTCTTTCTGACTACAGTATTATGTACAACCTCTGCAAGCTAATATAAGACGTTTCTTATATTAGTTTAAAAAGGGAGTACATCATAGCAATCGGATTAAAGCGATTAAATGAGTAGAATTACAACACACGGAATCATAAATTAAAGTGATACTAACAAGGACGGTCGCTGTGTCTTGTATGGTGGAGTAGCTGCAGGTTGGTTAGCTGCTGCACATTGCCTCTTCAGACCCTCCTGTCCAGTATTGGATGGTTGGGATGGACGCTTCTGATTTCATCCATCAAATCCTCCACACCACGATCCCGCCTCCAGTTCCAGATACTGACATGcttgaggcttgagaggtggagcaATCCAGGGTTGTACTGCTCAGGCCATCGGAACACAACCAGTTTCAACCTCTGGAGCTTTGGCATGGCTCCCGGCTCGAACATCAAGCACGTCTCGCCGTGGAAGTTCAGCTTCACTAAACGCTGGAATCCTTGGCTGCTGATGACACAACTCTGGCGTTGGGTATAGAGCAGCAGAATTGTAAGAGAGAGCAGCATGGGTAGACTGGCGAGGATATTGACACTTTCCTCTCCCATTTCACGAACGTACCTGATGCTAAGGCGGGTGAGGTTGATGAGGGATCTGATCTGCCTTGGTATAGAGGGGAAATCAAAATTTCCAACCCCCTCCAGGAAGAGCCTCCGGagaggtggaggagaggagccactCGGAAACACCCACGAATTTAAGAAATCAGAGCTTTTGATCCCAGTGAAGTGCAGCGAACGGAGGCTGTTTGCAACGAGCTTGGACAGAGTTGAGGCACACACTCTCATGTGATCTTCCTCATCGAGAACCCTATCAAAACCTAAAATCCATTTAATCTTCAGCGCCCTTAGTTTGGTCAGCTCCCCGAGCCCTTGAACAGACCTTACAGATGCATTACAGAGATTGATCCCTGATAGCTCCTCCAGGCATTGCAGATTCCCAATTCCATCAGGCAGCGGAGTAAAAATTTCATCCAGGAAAAGGCACACTAGTTTCTTTAATTGAACAATAGTTGCTGGTAGTTTCAGGATTCTATAACCTCTAAGATCTAATACCTCTAGATGTTGCAGATTGCCAATTTGTTCCGGAAGCTCGGTTATGGTTGTGTCGGGACTTGTGATCTGGTAACCAATGATCCTCAGGTACTTCAGTTGATAGAAACTTCCAATGTGTTCAATGTGACAGTTCTTAGATTTCACAACGCCTTCTATATTCAGCACTCGCAAAGCTTCACAATTTTGAGGCAGTTGCTTACCTCTAGGTCCAAATATATTAAGTGACCGAAGATGCGATGCATCCTTTATTGGCAAATCTGcagcttcagaagagttcaagtggAGGGATAACCAGCGAATCTTCCATGAAGGGTATTTACCATCCATCAACACAGTGACAAATTTGTCTTCCGCAGCTTGAGATGTAATAAAATCCAATACAATATCATGGACTCCGCAGATTTTCACTCTTGTGCCATCTGCCCCAATCTTTCTTGCTTGAATCATGCTTCTATTGATAAGCTCATTCAAATAGCTTTCTCCAAGCCTCTCCATATCTCCTCTGTTTTCCCCACCGATTAAGCCTTCAGCCAtccaattccatatcaaaaatCTGCTGTCAATGTAGTAACCCTCCGGGAAGACACTCAGATATAAAAAACAAGCCTTTAAATGGTGTGGAAGGTCAAGATAACTAAGCAGCAATATTCTCTTCATTTGGTCAAGTGGACAATCTTTCTCGACTGCAGAAGAAACAGACTTCCGTATTTTCGACCAGACTTCGACTGTTCTACTTTTGCTGGCTAATAAACTTCCTATACTGATTATGGCCAATGGCAAACCACCACATTTCTTCAAAATTTCATCTGCTACTTCCCGCAATTCTTGGGGACAACATTCCCCAGAAGGAAAGATTCTTCCAAAGAATAAACTGCGGGAATCATCAACAGTTAGAAGCTTTGCTTCATACATATGCCCGTCCATGTCAGCACAGCATGACGTTGCCACATTCTTACTACGTGTTGTAGCAATTATTCTTCTTCGCTTGTTATTATCAATAGGTAAGGCAAATTTCACATGTTGCCAAGCCGATGTGCTCCAAATATCATCAACAACAATCAGGTACCTGCATTCATTTGTTTGGGGAATGCATTAGATCTCCATTCCATGCAAAATACAGAGCATATTTTCACTATGCAAAGCAATTAAGGCGGTAGTTAGATTGAGAAAGCTGCGCAAGGAAAGGCCCAAAATTAATATGATCCCCATTGTTGTTAGAATAGTTTGCTTGGGTAGCTGTACATAAATGCTTGGTAGAGAGAAAGATAAATAAGGAAGATCTCACTTGACTTGCAATGCAAGCTGGCTTAACCTCAAAGTTTATACGCCTTATGTTGTGTATAAAAGAGAGTAGTGATCGTAGCAATGACGAGAGCTACACTCATAAGTACTCTGTGTTAATACTAAATTCTAATCTGCTTACATGGAATAAAATGTAAGGATGTTCTGGCTCGATCAATATTGATTGCCTGTTATCATTCATGAAACTATTTGAGACTGAATTAGAATACTTGAAGAAAGAGTAAATCAAGAATGATTACCTCTTGTCTTTCAAGTGTTCCCTGAGCTTGAGTATCAGCTGCTCCAGATCCCACATTTCTGAGTTGTTGTACTCTTCTTCATTGACTTGAAAGAGGATATGTTTTAAAAGCCTCTTGATGTCGGGAGTTCGAGAAACAGAGACGAAAGCCCGGCAATCAAACTGTTCTTGGATCTTGTTGTACACCTCCAAGGCCAGAGTGGTCTTGCCGGAGCCTCCAATCCCAAAGATGGCCACCACGTTTGGTTTCGCGTCTTGCTCCATCAGCCACCCAAATATTTTCTCCTGGGGGCCGTCAATGCCCACCGGATTTCGCACCGCCTCGTACTGCGTGCGTAGCCCTGCTTGGTCCAAGGGAACATGGGGTGGAGGCGGCGGGAGGCACTGGTCAATGTTGTACCGATTGCGCCGCTCACTCTCCTCGACGACCATGGCTTTGAGCTCATCGATCTCCTTCCCGGTCTGGAAGTCATCCCACACACTCTTGATCTTCCTCACGGCCTTGCTCACGAGGCCGTCACCCCCCTGGGACtgggagcctccatggccgcggcgGCGCTGCATGAAGCGGTCAATGTAGTCCTCGATCTCGAACGACATGTCCTGCACCCTGTCCCTCCACTCCCTGGTCTGCGGGTCCATGTGCTCCTCCACGTCGGAGAGCCTGAGCAGCACGGCTTTCATGCTGCTCAGCTCGTTTCTCAGGTACTGGATGCCAAGCTTGACTTTCTTGCCGAGCAGGGCTGTCCCGACCAGGCTGCTGACCTCGTCGCCGAGCAGGTCATTTAGCTTGCTGATGACAGAGTTAATGGCTCCCGTGCCGATGCTCACTGCCATCTCTGTAACAGCCATGCCTATTGCCTGGCCTGCATACGCATCCATTTCTTTCAGGTCCATTCAAAACTAAACTCAAATCTTGAATCGAGACAATGGAACTGAAATCTTAAATGGGAGTAAAAAAATTGGAACTACAATCTTGAATGGGAGTAGAAGAGAATACTAACTAAAATCATTGGACTGCGCGAGCTTTCGACTGGAGACCCACCTGGAGCTTGGAGGCTGCTGCACTGACCGCCCAATCTCGTCAGCTAACGGGTTGCCACCTTGGAGTTCCCCGAACGGAGCAGGGACGTGGAAATCAGCGATGACGCGGGTCGGAGATCTGGAAGGGAAGCCACGGCGGCGCGGAAGATCTCCGAGCAAAGCCGGGACTAGAAGCCGCGGTGGGCAGTGCGGAGGTGGCGGCGCGGAGAAGTCGCAGCGGTTCGTCTCAACCGCCGTCGCGGATGCGGAGGCGGAGCGGTGCTCGTGGAGAAGAGGGAAGTAGCACTGTAACTACAGCCTACAGAGGTGGGAAGATGCTCGCTGGGAAAGAGCCACGGTGAAAGCCAAAAAGCTGCCACTTGTGGTAAAAGCTCGGCCAGCTCGCATCTCTCGATGGGAATGAGATAATGCCAGACGCGACCCACTTGGTCCGCACGACAAAAATACGCAGCCCAATACATTGATGCAAAGTGGCTCAATTTCGTGTTTTTAACCCTTTTGACAAACAATTTCAGAATCTGATCCTGGTTTGAAATTTTTTCGGGGATTTGACACTTTTGCTACTGCCAGagcctctggcggtagggttacaCAGCCTACCGCCAGTGCCCCTGACGGTAGGTTATGATGGAGGGGACGGCGGCCGTCACCGcgtgctgacgtggataagtacctTACTGCCAGAGGCCCTGACGGTAGGCTGTATAACCTTACCACCAGATGCTCTGGCGGTAAGGTGTGGCAGGGTTTTGCCGTGCAGACATTCTGTAATGAAAGATGCAATGGCCCTGGCGGTAGGTTCACCCTACCGCCAGCCCCATGGCGGTAGGTTGTCTGACCCTACCGCCAGGACCCCTGACGGTAGGATCTTGTGTTTTGCCGTATATAGTTTTTGTAATGAAATATGAAAGGGCCCTGGCGGTAGGACCTACCGCCGTAGAGGCTGGCGGTAGGttgtctaaccctaccgccagggtgCCTGGCGGTAGGCTCATCTGTTTTGTTTTTTCAAGTTAATTTGGTTGCTTGTTCTCAAATTCAATATAACAGCAATATCACTGCAAGTTTCACAAATATGACAGCAATATCATAAATTTTAAACAATTAAACTTGAGCATCACATAGATCCATATTAAGATAACTTGAAATGCATAGAACATTTTAAACACATAGATCCACAAATAGCAAATACATAGTTCCACGTAGTCTCACAACCACTAGACAAGTTCAACCAAACGAAGTTCAACCAAACTAAAAGAGCCAAGTATCGAAGAGCATAATCAGttgctccttcccctcttggaggtacgGTCCTCGTTACTCTTTGAACGAGTCTCTTCGGTCTTCTTCTTGGGCCGGCAAGGAACCGGTCTCTGGAAAGGGTCCGGACTCAGCAAATCTTTCTTCTTTGGATTCCTCTTCGGCAGCTGAGATGCTTGAGATGTTTGAGTTGGTGGAGGTCCGTAATCTTCATCATACTCCTCCTCCCCGttgctctcctcctcctcttcttcttcatgtgtggcctcctccccttcttcatgtatggcctcctcctcctccccaaccaACCTAGACGACGAGGGAGCATGCCTAGATGAGCCGATGAGACCCTGTGCGGCTATAGGCTGATAAGCTTCAACTGACCCAGCTCCAGCACACCCAAGCAGCCCTACCAGCTTGCGACAACGCTTCATGAACTTCTGCACTCACAATGAAACAAGGGCATAATAAGTATCAGATCGACTGATTGCAAGTGAACAACATGCATCTGTTCTGAGGAGGCTGAAATTGTACCTTCATCGCCCCCCTCACTTTGTTCTCAGATTCTACGCTCCCGGGGAGATCACCTAGTGCATCTgaggcttcaaagatgcatctgttcAGCTCACTAGACTGCAACAGTATAAGTCAGTCACGATGACGAATAAACTAATTTAAATACAATCGTCGGTTCAAACTTACCACTCTGTTGATGAGGGGTGCAAACTCCCTAAATCCACTGTGCATGTCTCTGATGCCGGTCTGATAGGCCTCTTCCTCGGGGTCATCCCTCTCCAGCTCCGCGATGTCTTCCGCCGTCCAACAAGGCCTGAGACGAAGACGGTGCTTCTGGCCATCATCGTACCACCTCATGTGTCGGATCAGGTAAGCATCCGAGTCAGTAACTTTCCTCTCCACGTCTTTACGGAACCTCCGTCAGTTCCACTCCGTCACATGAGTTTTATGCTCCTCTCCCCAGTCTGTGATCGACTGACTCTTCTGCCGGCTCATCCTGCCGGCATACGCAACAAGAATCATCATAAGCGCAATGAGATCATCATAAGCAACAAGAAACATGATAAGCGTAATGAAATCATGGGCACGGAGAACAAAGCGCTCACAGGTGGAGCGCGTGGTCGCAGATATCAGTGGGCTGGCCCGTTGGGGTATGCTGATAAATCCCAAACTGCGTGGCCACGCGGTGTGGCAAGTGCCACTCGACGGCGTACACACagatcatgggcacgatgcacTGCCAGAGACCACGGTCCGCATCACACATCACGTTCAGATCAAAGCCCCACTGTCGGTCATGATACGACCACCAGTTTACCTGTTACATATACATTAGTAAGTTCCCACTCTCGGTCAAAAGTGGAATCAAAGAGAAAGGTGTTGAGCGAGTTCATATACCTGCGTATGCGTCAAAGCGTCCAACTCGTTGCTGTAGGTCttgtacgaagtcttgtttaggcAAGACCCCTCATGGCGGCGAAGAAGGAGGCCACCGATTGATTTCCCTTCTACGCGTTGATCAGCGCAGTGCGGATGTTGTTGATGCGGCTGAGTGACTACGACGAGAACATGCTCACCAGTGCGACCCAAAGTTCGTGCGCCATGGTGATCGTGGTCATCGTGACGAGCACCTCCTTGGAGAGGTTTTGGAGCAggtattgaaagtgcgttatatcgactagaggggggtgaataggcgatttttatgaaagtcttcagaacatgggagttttgaagacaaacgataaaattaaacctattaccatgtagcggaaggtagactacactaggcaaaccatagtcaagtattcaatgaagtgaaagcacaaagactaatagcagctaggtagtaaggatcaggtaggaagatattgtgaagccaaacagaacacgcagtcactcagtgaagacaaatgatagagcaaacatacaatgacttcacaaggaggaacagtaagtaaagtgaagtgaagatgaaaccagtgactcgttgaagacaatgatttgttgaaccagttctagttgctgtgacaactgtacgtctggttggagcggctaggtatttaaaccttaggacacacagtcccggacacccagtcctgaacacgcagctcaggacacccagtcctcaccgtattctccttgagctaaggtcacatagacattgcccaatcactctggtaagtcttcaaggtagactcccaaaccttcacagacttcgttcaccggcaatccacaatgtctcttggatgctcagaacgcgacgcctaaccggctggaggatgcacagtcctcaagtgtaataagtcttcagatcatgcagacaagaagacttaagtgatgcccaattctctctggctctggatggttagggctttatcctcacaaggaattctctctcaaaggcttcgaggtgggttgctctcaaacgacaaaagccgtactttcaatctgagtagccaaccgtttatggttgtagggggtgggctatttatagccacttggcaacctgacctgatttgtccgaaatgaccctgggtcactaaggaactgacacgtgttccaacggtcagatttcaaactcacacggcaactttacttgggctacaagcaaagctgagttgtccgactctggacaagattcgctctcatagtcttcactcgaaaacataggtttttggtttaggcatcacttcagtcattctgactggttctcttggaccccaattaacagtacggtggttcctatgactcaacacaaaagaaaaagaactatgaaagatctaagtcttcgagctccataggcttcatatcgtgtcttctcttgtcatagtcttcaatgtgaatatcttcatataccacctttgacttcaatgtcttcataaagttttaggggtcatctctggtagtaaaaccgaatcaatgagggacttctacctgtgt
This is a stretch of genomic DNA from Triticum dicoccoides isolate Atlit2015 ecotype Zavitan unplaced genomic scaffold, WEW_v2.0 scaffold166596, whole genome shotgun sequence. It encodes these proteins:
- the LOC119344367 gene encoding disease resistance protein RGA5-like isoform X1, which translates into the protein MAVTEMAVSIGTGAINSVISKLNDLLGDEVSSLVGTALLGKKVKLGIQYLRNELSSMKAVLLRLSDVEEHMDPQTREWRDRVQDMSFEIEDYIDRFMQRRRGHGGSQSQGGDGLVSKAVRKIKSVWDDFQTGKEIDELKAMVVEESERRNRYNIDQCLPPPPPHVPLDQAGLRTQYEAVRNPVGIDGPQEKIFGWLMEQDAKPNVVAIFGIGGSGKTTLALEVYNKIQEQFDCRAFVSVSRTPDIKRLLKHILFQVNEEEYNNSEMWDLEQLILKLREHLKDKRYLIVVDDIWSTSAWQHVKFALPIDNNKRRRIIATTRSKNVATSCCADMDGHMYEAKLLTVDDSRSLFFGRIFPSGECCPQELREVADEILKKCGGLPLAIISIGSLLASKSRTVEVWSKIRKSVSSAVEKDCPLDQMKRILLLSYLDLPHHLKACFLYLSVFPEGYYIDSRFLIWNWMAEGLIGGENRGDMERLGESYLNELINRSMIQARKIGADGTRVKICGVHDIVLDFITSQAAEDKFVTVLMDGKYPSWKIRWLSLHLNSSEAADLPIKDASHLRSLNIFGPRGKQLPQNCEALRVLNIEGVVKSKNCHIEHIGSFYQLKYLRIIGYQITSPDTTITELPEQIGNLQHLEVLDLRGYRILKLPATIVQLKKLVCLFLDEIFTPLPDGIGNLQCLEELSGINLCNASVRSVQGLGELTKLRALKIKWILGFDRVLDEEDHMRVCASTLSKLVANSLRSLHFTGIKSSDFLNSWVFPSGSSPPPLRRLFLEGVGNFDFPSIPRQIRSLINLTRLSIRYVREMGEESVNILASLPMLLSLTILLLYTQRQSCVISSQGFQRLVKLNFHGETCLMFEPGAMPKLQRLKLVVFRWPEQYNPGLLHLSSLKHVSIWNWRRDRGVEDLMDEIRSVHPNHPILDRRV
- the LOC119344367 gene encoding disease resistance protein RGA5-like isoform X2; this translates as MAVTEMAVSIGTGAINSVISKLNDLLGDEVSSLVGTALLGKKVKLGIQYLRNELSSMKAVLLRLSDVEEHMDPQTREWRDRVQDMSFEIEDYIDRFMQRRRGHGGSQSQGGDGLVSKAVRKIKSVWDDFQTGKEIDELKAMVVEESERRNRYNIDQCLPPPPPHVPLDQAGLRTQYEAVRNPVGIDGPQEKIFGWLMEQDAKPNVVAIFGIGGSGKTTLALEVYNKIQEQFDCRAFVSVSRTPDIKRLLKHILFQVNEEEYNNSEMWDLEQLILKLREHLKDKRYLIVVDDIWSTSAWQHVKFALPIDNNKRRRIIATTRSKNVATSCCADMDGHMYEAKLLTVDDSRSLFFGRIFPSGECCPQELREVADEILKKCGGLPLAIISIGSLLASKSRTVEVWSKIRKSVSSAVEKDCPLDQMKRILLLSYLDLPHHLKACFLYLSVFPEGYYIDSRFLIWNWMAEGLIGGENRGDMERLGESYLNELINRSMIQARKIGADGTRVKICGVHDIVLDFITSQAAEDKFVTVLMDGKYPSWKIRWLSLHLNSSEAADLPIKDASHLRSLNIFGPRGKQLPQNCEALRVLNIEGVVKSKNCHIEHIGSFYQLKYLRIIGYQITSPDTTITELPEQIGNLQHLEVLDLRGYRILKLPATIVQLKKLVCLFLDEIFTPLPDGIGNLQCLEELSGINLCNASVRSVQGLGELTKLRALKIKWILGFDRVLDEEDHMRVCASTLSKLVANSLRSLHFTGIKSSDFLNSWVFPSGSSPPPLRRLFLEGVGNFDFPSIPRQIRSLINLTRLSIRVVSSAAKDSSV